TGTTTGCGATCTTCTTCTGGAGCTCGCTTTGGGGCCTGTTCGGGACTTTCATCGGCGTGCCAATCACGCTCGCCATTCTGACCTTCTGCGCCGAGAGTCCGTCGGCTGCATGGATCGCTGATTTGTTCGGCGGAACGCACGAAGACAGGCCGGAAACGTCCTAAAGCATGATCCGGAAAAGTGCGAAGCGGCTTTCCGAAAAGATCATGCTCAAACAAAGAGCTAAAACGCGATGACGATTCAACCAAATATCATCGCGCTTTAGCTTCCGGCAATTTCCACCCGCTCGGGCTCGGCGAGGCGGAGCTTCCGGTCCGGCCCGACCACCATTCTGTGGATATAGAAATAAGTGACGGCGTCATCGGCCGCCCCCATCACCGGCGACGGGGCAGAGACGATCTTCGACGCACCGCATGTACCGATCCAATCGATATGCCGGTGACCGTGCATCACGACCGAGCGATCGGAGAACTTTTGCAACCTGCGTACAAACCAACTGCCGTTGATCAGGGCCGTCCCGATGCGTTCGGCAAACGTCTTGACCGGCATCGGATACTCCATCAGGTGATGATGCAGCGCGATAATCCAGCATGACGTCGGGAGATGACGGATTGCGGCCTCCAATCGCCGTGTTTGGGCTTCCGAAACCAAACCGAGCGCGTTGGTGAAGGAAAAGTGGGTTTCTGCGTTGGAGTTGAGAATGGCGATCCCGAGGCCGCCATCCTGGTCCGGCGGCAGGACCATTGGGAATTGGTCGTCGAACAAGCCGCGGACCGCCATTGCACGTCGCACACCTCCGTGCTGCGCAAATTGCGTTATCCGGTCCTGGTAAGGTTCCAGCGCCTGGTTCAGCGTAGCCGATGGTTTGCCGGAACCGTCGATGACGCGCACGCGATCGCCCTGAACGGCCGCAATCGCCGACAGGGTGCGCATCTGCCGTAGCCGCTTGCCTGGGCTGAACGGCAGGTCGAGGCGCGCGGGATTGGCGCGGTCCACGACGTTAACGTCATGATTGCCCGGCAGCATGATGATGCGTGCTGCAAGCTCAGGATGCCCCGCCAATGCATCGAGAAATTCCGCCCATTCGCCGGTCCGGCCGGCATCCGTCATATCGCCGCTGATCAGCACATGGTCGAGCGGATCGACGGCGTGGATTTCCGCGAGGCGAGCCAGCACGCGATGGAAGCGTCGGTTTCCCCGCGGACCGGCCGTCCCGCTTTCGATGCGGAAGCCGTATCGCTCGCCGACCACGTGAAGGTCAGACAAATGCGCGAGGCGCCAGCAGCGGCCTCCGGGCGGCGTCCCGTCGAAGGCAGCAAGGTCGGCCGGTTGATCCATGCTGGCGTCGGCCACACTCCAGGCCAGTGATGCGACTGCAAGATAGCCGGACACCAGCACCACGGCGTTCGCGAACGTCGGCACTACAAGACGATGGATCAGAACGAGGTCATTGACGGTCGCAGTCCATTGCGAAGCAGGCCAGGCCAGGACCGCGAGCAATGCCGCACCTGCGGAGAGCAGCATGCCGGCGCCGATTGAGCAAATGCGGCGCAGCCTTATGCGAGAAGCAGGAGTTGCGCCGGTTCGCCAGAGCAGTTCCGCCAGATGGCCCAGCGCCTCGCGCGTGAAGGTGTAGCTCGGTTGCACCGCGAGCGCATTCAACGACCAGAAGTTTGTTTCTGCGATTTGAAACAGCGGTCGCCCGCCGAGCCACCCTAACGCCGCGATCACGACCAACGCCAGCACTGCCCCCACTTCGGACAACGCCAGAACGTGTTGCGAAAGGCTCGAGATCCAGGCGGACGCGACCAGCGGCGCAAGGCCGAGCAGCAGGCCGGGAAGCAGAAGGGAAACCGTCCAGGCGAATAGCAGCTTCGCCGGGCTTATCTCAACCAGAAGGCTGCCCACGATCGCGAACAACGAACGTTGTTCGGGACTGGCGGCATTGTCCTCAAAGTCGCCGTCGCGGGGATCAAGCAGCACGCCGACGTCCCTCCGTTGCGCAGCGCATTCTGACACAAACGCAGCTAACGCAGCTTCCCGAAAAACTCCCGCACCTCGCCGACGAACAGCTCGGGCTGCTCGAACGCCGAAAAATGCCCGCCCTTCGGCATCTCGCTCCAGTGCTGGATGTTGGTG
The window above is part of the Bradyrhizobium sp. PSBB068 genome. Proteins encoded here:
- a CDS encoding metallophosphoesterase, translating into MSECAAQRRDVGVLLDPRDGDFEDNAASPEQRSLFAIVGSLLVEISPAKLLFAWTVSLLLPGLLLGLAPLVASAWISSLSQHVLALSEVGAVLALVVIAALGWLGGRPLFQIAETNFWSLNALAVQPSYTFTREALGHLAELLWRTGATPASRIRLRRICSIGAGMLLSAGAALLAVLAWPASQWTATVNDLVLIHRLVVPTFANAVVLVSGYLAVASLAWSVADASMDQPADLAAFDGTPPGGRCWRLAHLSDLHVVGERYGFRIESGTAGPRGNRRFHRVLARLAEIHAVDPLDHVLISGDMTDAGRTGEWAEFLDALAGHPELAARIIMLPGNHDVNVVDRANPARLDLPFSPGKRLRQMRTLSAIAAVQGDRVRVIDGSGKPSATLNQALEPYQDRITQFAQHGGVRRAMAVRGLFDDQFPMVLPPDQDGGLGIAILNSNAETHFSFTNALGLVSEAQTRRLEAAIRHLPTSCWIIALHHHLMEYPMPVKTFAERIGTALINGSWFVRRLQKFSDRSVVMHGHRHIDWIGTCGASKIVSAPSPVMGAADDAVTYFYIHRMVVGPDRKLRLAEPERVEIAGS